Genomic window (Vampirovibrionales bacterium):
GCGTAATTGCCCCTTGGCACGAACTACTTGAACAAGGGTACCGGGCATTCCAGAAAAAATTCCAGGAAACCATTCGAGAAACGCCGGCCTTGGCGAGCGATACGGCCAGCGCGAACTCAGCACCCGCTGCCTTCGTAGAGGGACGAAGCAATCGCGAAGCCCCGACAGAGCCGCCAAGTTTTACGCGCAACGAAATTGCGCGGATGTCTCTGGCGGATTTTCTAAAAAATGAATCTGCAATTGAAGATGCGCTCAAGCACAGACGTATTCGATAAGAAGGAGGAACATGAATCATGGCGCTTGCCAATTTTATGCCTGAAATCTGGAGCAAGAAATTGCTCAAAATTTTTGATGCCAACGCGGTTATGTCCAAACTGGTTAATACCGATTTTGAAGGTGATATTGAGTCCGCCGGCGACGTCGTTAAAGTTCGCACCTTTGGGAACGTGACCATTAATACCTACACTCGGGACATGACGATCTCGTTTCAGAGCCTGACGGATCCAATGCAGGAACTCACCATTGATCAACAAAAATATTTTGCGTTTAAAGTTGACGACCTCGATAAAGCGCAATCCAATATGGACATTCTGGAAGGCTATAGCGCGCGCGCGGCTATTGCCATTCGCAATGTAGTGGACGCCCGCCTGTTAGGACATTATGCAGACGTCTCCGCAGGCAACGTTATTGGAACGGACGCTTCGCCCATCACGCTGACAACGTCGAATGTCTACAGCTATATTGCTGATATGGCAGAATTACTCGATGCCGCCAACGTTCCAGCAGAAGGACGCAATCTGGTTATTACGCCTAAAATCAAGACATTGTTACTTAAATCAGACGAATTTACGCGCGCAACCAGCTTGGGCGACAATATCATTCAAAATGGCTATATCGGGAACGTCGCCGGATTCTCGGTGCATGTTTCCACCAATCTCATGCCCGTAAACGGGGCGATTAATATAATGGGCTTTACGCGCGACTATATTTCGTTCGCCAGCCAGGTGTCGAAAATTGAGCACGTACGGCCTTACAATATGTTCGCCGACGCCGTAAAAGGCCTCTATTTATATGGCTCTAAGGTCTTTCTACCGACGGCGGGCGTCGTACTGAAAGCCGCTCCGTAAGGCAATGAGGCGGGGAAGACCTGTTGCAGGCTGCCAGGGGGCGATATCGCCCCCCTCCGCCTTTATTGCTATTCATTTTTATCTCCTATCTACTCATCCTGGTTCCTGGATTTTGCACCTTCCCGGGCAGTTGATTCGGGACGTCAACTGCCCACTTCTTTTTTAAACGGAGATTAGGCGACGATGCGAAATAAAATTTTCTATAATATTTACGACTCATGCGCCCAATGGCAATGTCGTCAGAATAAAACAGGACAAACCGATATCATTGGCGGCGCATTGGCGCAAATTTTAAAGCAGTATCCCCACGAATATGAACTCACATTTTTATCGCCAGAGGGGGTGTGGCATGAGTACGACGCTTGAACTTGTCAATGAGATCTTGAGACGGGCAGGCCAACAACCCGTCACCACCCTAGTCGGAGCAGAAACGCCAGCCGTTCAGACGCTGGCATGTCTGAATCAGATTTATTTTGAAATGCTTCAACTCTTAAAAACGCATCGGCTTTTGAAGAAAACGATGTTTAGTACACAAGCAGGCATTCAGTCGTATGCAATGCCCGCAGATGCCTCTATCACTTCGCTCGCGGGCGATTCCGTCATGAATATCGCCGATAGCAGCGTTCTCAACGAAGTGGATTATGGATATCCTCTACGCTATGGCGTAAATATCACTGGCCGGCCGCAATATTTCTGGCGACAGGACGACCGTATTTATTTCTACCCCATACCGGATGCAGCCTATTCTATTCAATATCATTATTTAATCTCACCTCAAAAATTAATCACCGACATTCAACTTTTATCTCTACCTCCCGAATACGAACCCGTTTTAGTACAAGGGGCGCTCTCGCTTCTGGAGAAATTTCTGGGGGAAAGCGGGTATCAAGAATCCTATGTCGTATACCGTGACGGATTGGCGCAACTCCGCGCCCGTTCGCCTCTCAAGCCTTTTTATCGCATTCGAGGCTATTACCGGGGAGGCCGAAGCTAAGCGAAAGCTCTCAAGTACAAAAGGAATTCCATTATGACGTCTCAAACATTTCGCTATTACCAGAATACAGGTGGACTGAACTTACGGTTTAATGAATTAACTTTAGGCGAAAACGAGGCGGAAGAGATTCTTAATTTACATGCCTCTTCCAGTGGCAGTTGGACAACGCAGGGAGCTGGCTATGCGCGATTAAACGCAACGCCTCTGGCAAGCGGGGCGGCGATTACCTCCATGACAGCTTTTCATCCGCTCCAGGGAGGCGCGCGACTTGTTGCAGCGGCAGGCAACGCTCTCTATGACGTGAGCGTGGGAAACGGCGCCGGCGTCGTTATCGCCAGCGGTTTGAGCGCGGGAGCGCCGGTTAATTTTACAACGTTCCAGGGTCTGCTTATTGCCTGTAACGGCGTCAATTCACCCCTTAAGTGGGATGGAGGGGGCCTTATGACGCCATTGGAGGGGTGGCCGCCTGCGATTGTCAACATATCGCCCGGCGCGCCGGCTTTTGCGGAAGTTTATGCCAATCGACTTGTATTAGCAGGGGATCCGGCAAATCCTTCCATGTTGTATCTGTCAGCGCTTGAAGATCCACAAACATTCACGCCAGAAACGGGAGCCGCTTCAGCAGGCGCAATTCAAGTCAGCCCCGGAGATGGACAACGGATCACCGCCCTAAAAACCTTATATCTCCCACTGTCTGGAACGCAAGCGCTCGTCGTTTTTAAAGACCGTTCCACTTATTTATTAACAGGAGACGACGCCGATAGCTTCGCTGTTCAAAAAATATCCGGTGAGTTCGGCGCCGTAGGACCCCGCAGCGTGGTCGACGTCGGAAATGAACTGATATTTATGACGCGAGAAGGCGTCACCAGCTTAAATACGGCAACCCTTCAGGGCAACCTGACGACACAGTTCTTATCGCAGTCAATTCAACCGCAAATGAATCTTCTCAACAAAGAGAAGCTTAAAGACGGTTTTGCAATTCACTTGCGTAATCGACAGGAAGTCTGGTGGATGGCGCCTGAAGGCGGCTCGACGCGCAATCAACGGGTTCTAGTTTACAACTACGGCATGGGCAATGTCTGGAGTCGGCGAAGCGGAATTATAGCCGCTTGCGGCGCTCTATTTAACGATCGATTTTATACAGGCGATTATACCGGATATTTGTATCAACAACTCACCGGCAACAGTTATCATGGCGCGCCCATTGAATGGCGTTACCGCACGCCGTTTTACACCCTGGGCTCTCCTCGCCTTCGCAAGCGAATCAAAGACATTGAGATCTCTGTTAAACAGATTTCATCTATTAATTTAACCGTGAACGTCGCATGGGATTTACGCAGAAGCGCCAGCGCCCGACAAAAACGGGTGCGCGCGCTATCTCCTGATGAGGCCAGCGCCGTGTATCACGCCGCCATTTATGGAGCAGACGCCTATGGAACCAGCGGCGCATCGACGGCGCGCATTACTCCAGACGGTTCTGGCAGAACGCTACAACTCGAATTCTCAGGCGCAGGAGTCAATCAACCCATTGATTTACAGGGCTGGACAATTACAGCGCTTTATGGCGGATTCCGATGAAAATTTTAGACTGTTTTGAAATCTTCGCAAGCAGGAGGCGATGACAAACCATGTCTCAAATATCACGACTTAAAGACGCCGAAATTTCGAACGGCAACTTAATTAATGCCGATGATATCGATGTCGAACTCAATCAACTGATTAATGAATCCAACACGCAAGACACGCGACTCATCGCATTAGAATCCGGCAACTTATCAATTGACGGGGTAAAAACATTCCTGAAAGCGCCCAAGCTGGATAAAATTGATGCGCGCACGCCTAACGCCGGACTCACATTAGAGGCGGTGACGCTTAAAGGCGGGTCTATTGAAATCGCCGCCCGTACAGCCGTCGCCTCCATTAATACCGCCTCTAACGAGGTAATTACCACCGTTTCTCACGGGCTTGTCAGCGGCGCAGCCATTCAGTTTATTACAGATAATACGCTGCCTTCGCCGCTATCGGTCGGGACAACCTATTATGCGCGCGTCATCAGCAGCGTCAATTTCACCGTGCATCTGACGCAGGCGGACGCTCAAAATGCACAGAATGTGATCGACATCACAACCGTCGGTTCTGGGGCGCATGCTGTTTTATGCGATCCGGCAACGCCTTCAAACGGACAAATCTGGTACAATCGCGCCGAATCGAAACTAAAAGCGCGTCGTAACGGCGTTACACGCTCTGTTTTATTGACCGGAGACGCTGCCGGAACGCCCAAAGGGGCCATTCGAGGGCCCGTTATCGAGTGGGTTTCAGCCTCGTCCGTTAAAATTCCTGCAGGATTTTTGTGCCGAGATGCAGACGATTCTCAGGATGTTGTATTTGACAGCGACAGAATCCTTTCCATAACCACGACCGGGGTAAATGGTCTGGACAGCGGTTCTGAAGCGCAAGATACCTGGTACTACGTTTGGGCTATCGCCGACAGCAGCAATACGAACGCTCCTGCCGGCATTCTCTCCGCCTCTAATACAAGCCCTACCATGCCTTCTGGCTATGATCGGAAACGGCTTTTACCTCTAGCGATCCGGAATGATAGCGCAAGCAATTTATTGAAATTTTCCATCGGAGAAGGTTGGCCGCAACGTCCTGTCATTTATTATGACTTAGGCGAAACTTACCAGACGGGCAGCGGTTTTACCATGGGGGAAACCAACATCCTCAATGCGGGTGTCGCCACTGCATGGACAAGCGTCTCCGGGGCCAGTTATATTCCGCCTGTTTCAAGGGCTGCGTTGTTTCACTGCCTCAACCAGACTACCAGCGCCACGGCCGGTTATTTTTCGATACGGCCGGGAAGCTCATCGTCAAATGGCGCGGCGCTTCATTTAGGCTGGCCTTCTGATCAAATCAGGCGAATCGCCGTGAATGGCAGCCAGCAAGTAGAATACAAACGGAACGCCGGAGCTGGCTTATTATGCCTGGACGTTAGCGGCTTTATCGTGACGGAGGTCCTCTAAAATGAGCATCCCGTTTCGCTATGTCAGACGAAAAGATTCACCCCTGACAATTAAGATGGCAGGATTCTGCGATTTCAGCGGCCAGTTTGACGCCTCGATTTATGAAATAATCGAAGCGCCTTTACCCGCCAATGCGCAACAGGAAGCAATTCCAAGCTTGAATCAAACTCTGATCAACGTCATCAAACAAGCGAACGTCGCCAACCGGGCAGCTTTTTACACCTATTTTTCCGCAATTGAGAGCGCATTGAACGCCGACGACGCCCCCGCCGCCCGCGCCTTGCTCCTGGGTTTAAGCGCGCTCCCGGTTGGGGTTGAAACCCTACGCCAAACGATTCTGGCGAAACTGCCTTAGGAGAGCCCCTCATGGAATTTTCCTGCCAATTTGAACAATTTTTAGGACCTTTGGGAGGCCTGATTCTGAGTTTATTTTTTTGCTTTGTCTTTTTAAGACGTTTTGAAAAAGCGACCGAACGCCTCTTGAATGTTTTGGAGACAGAATTGGAGTTAAGCCATTATCGTCATGACCAAGCCTTGAGCGAACTCATGAAATTAATCGAAAAACATCAAACAGAGTAAGACAAAAAACAAATAACAAGCACAAGAAACAAGGAGGCGTGTTCTGATGGAAGCGTTTGAATCGGCCTCAACATCTGAAACTTCAAAAATCATTGAAGTAATCCCAACGCCGCTGGCGGTAAAACCTCGCAATATTCAATTGACTCCCGATTTTAATCTGGCTGAATTCCTTCGCCCCCAAGACCCCGTACCGGCGCCGTACGTCCTGGACAATCTCTATCGCCTGGCCAACCGGCTCCAACTGTTGCGGGATCTCTTGGGACGACCTATCCGGATTAATTCCGGTTATCGTACGATTGCTCATAATCAGGAAGTGGGGGGCGTCCAGAATAGCCAACACCTGTCGGGTACGGCTGTCGACATTGTTGTTCCGGGATTAATGCCTCGCGACTTACAACTAATTTTAATGAACTGGTCGGGCGGAATGGGACAATACAAAACCTATACCCATCTCGATATCCGGCCCTATCGCGCGCGTTGGCGCGGTTAATCAGGAATCCAACGCAAGGAGGTTCGTTACAAAAGGGGGAAATAATTATGAATTTTTTCATGCTGAATCTACTCACTAAGCTCACTTATGGGCCCTCTATCGCCGTTGCGCTGCAACTTATCAAACTCATTGCGGACGCGATGGAAAGCGCCGACGTCTCTGATGTCGCGCGAGTCGTCTATGAGCGACTCCCTGTATCATGGCGGGCGCCGAAAGGCCCTGCGACCGAAGAGGAATTTCTGCAAACCATTCAGACAGGAATCGCTTTTTTTACGTCGCTTCGCCGATGCGTTAATTTCTAAAACCCTCTCATCCCATTATGCTGTCGCCCTTGTTCCGGTTAGTCGGAACAAGGGCTTTTTTTATGGTATGAAATAAGCACTGAGAAAATGAGACATTGAGAAAGATCCCGCGCCACGCCGCCAATGCCTGACTCTGATTCCCCCGATCCCTCTTTTGAGGCCGCTAACGCATTCTCGTTTTCGTCGGACAATGACGAGGACGGCGACTCGTATGCCTATTTCTTCACACTGGAAGAAGCGGCCCTGCTGGCGCGTGAATTGTCAGGGGTTTTTGAACAGGCGCATGACGAGTTGAGCCGCCTGCAAGACGACGTCATCCTTTATAAGCGCATTCATCTGGCCAAACGACGCGAGCCGCTTGGCACCAACGGCGACGAACTGGACGTGCTACAAGAAAAATGGACGCTTTATGAGGCGGCGTTTAACCGGTGGAATGCCTACTTCGCGGAACGGCATATCCTGCTGCGCGATATCGGTCGCGGGTTGGTGGATTTTCCGTATCGGGCCCAGGACGGCTCGGTGTATTTACTTTGCTGGCGTCTGGGCGAAGACGGCGTTCTGTCGTTCCATGGTCCCGACGAAGGATTTATGGGAAGAAAGCCTATTACGCTTCTCCCTGATTAGAAAATCCCCCTAAAAAAAATCCCCTTTGCAGGGGACATCACAACATCTCTGTCTCTCTCTGTTGAAGCTGGGGCAACACGCGCCGAAACGGACAGCGGTTGCTAAAAAATCCTATATTGATTGCTCTCTGCTCGAACTGTAAACGCAACGATCCAATAACGGCTCCCCGATACGGGAGTGATAATCTTATTTTAATAAAAACAAATAAAGTGTTAAAATTGCGCTCCTGATCTGAAAAGCGCTTAAAAAGATACGCTTGTTGACAATAACCCGAGTACAGCTTGGGACGCTGCGTTGAGGCGCTCCACCGGCCGTCATTCTTATCCTCGGAGGATATCACGCCCAGGCGCCCGGAGCCGTCTTATTCTCTTAGCGCAAAAACCTGGATTCACCCTCCGAATCATTCTCGTTATACTGGGGGACGTCATCCTCAATCTGGAGCCTCGTGATGAGTGAAGTCCGCGTGCGAATCGCCCCTAGTCCGACTGGAAACCTTCACGTAGGAACCGCCCGAACGGCGCTGTTTAACTGGCTTTTCGCCAAGCGGCACGGGGGAACGTTTATTCTGAGGGTAGAAGACACCGACCTGCAACGATCAGAAGAACGCTACACCCAGAATATCTTCGACAGCTTACGCGCACTCGGCATCGACTGGAACGAAGGGCCCGACGTTGGCGGCCCATTTGCGCCCTATACGCAGATGGAACGCCTCAGCCTCTATCAAGAGTTTGCGCAAAAGCTGCTGGCTGCGGGCGAAGCCTATTACAGCTATGAAACCGAAGCCGAATTGGAAGCCCAGCGCGACGCCGCCAAAGCCAACGGAAAGCCCTATGCTTACCGCCGCCCCTCAGCGGAAGTTCTGGCGGCTCAACAGGCGGACGCTTCGCGCACCAAGACCTTAAGACTCGCTGTTCCTGAGAATCGCGGAAATATCATCGTAAAGGACGCTATTCGAGGCGATGTATCATTTGATTCCTCGTTGATTGGCGACTTCGTCTTGATGAAATCCACCGGGTCGCCGACGTATAACTTTGCGGTGGTGGTGGATGACGCGCTGATGAAGATCACGCACATCATTCGCGGGGAAGATCATCTCTCCAACACGCCGCGTCAAGCCCTTCTCTATGAAGCGTTCGCAAGACTCGGGCTTACGTCTGCCGAGCTGCCGGTTTTTGCCCATGTCGGGATGATATTGGCCCCTGATCGCTCCAAGCTGTCCAAGCGCCATGGCGCAACAGCGGTATCGGATTATATTCAGCAAGGCTATTTGCCAGAAGCCTTCTGCAATTTCCTCTCGCTCCTAGGGTGGTCGCCCCCGGATGGAGAAGAAATCGCCAGCTTGACGCGTTTTGCCGAACATTTCGACTTGACTCGCATCGCTCACAGCCCCGCCGTCTTTGAGATGGACAAACTCAACTGGCTTAACAAACACTACATACGCGAATTGCCCATCGAAGATTTTGCCAGGCTCGCACAGCCTTATTTACAGGATTATGACCTGAGCGAGTACTCTCACGAACACCTGCTCCTGATGCTCGACGCGGTTCGAGAACCTCTGACCACGCTGGCCGACGTCAAAGCGGCCACGTCGTATTTCTTTGGCGCCGGCGTCACGCTGGATGCTCAGGTGGTCGGCGAAACGTTAATGAGTGATGAAGCCTCCACCGTCCTGGGAGCATTTGCTTTGCAGTTTCGAGAAAACGTGAGTTTCATCTCGCCGCAAGCGCTCTCCGATGGGCTCAAGGAGCTGATCCAGTCTCTGAAGCCGCTAAAGGCCAAGGCGATTCTGTGGCCGATTCGCGCGGCCCTCACCGGTCGGGTTCATGGCGCGGATTTAGGGAAAACGCTGTACCTGTTGGGGCGCGAAAAAGTATTGCTACGGCTCGACAGCGCCCTACGCCTGATAGCACGCCCCCCCGTTTCTTCCTGACATCTCGTCGCGCTAGCGCCGCCTACAGAAATACCCACGGACGGATTTTGGCAAGCTTTTTAGCGCCAATACCTTCAACGTTCAGAAGTTCGTCGATCGTTTGAAACGCGCGATGCGATTGCCGATACACGAGAATCCGCTGGGCGAGTTTGGGCCCGACACCGGGCAGGGTTTGCAATTGAGCCAGCGTACAACGATTGAGGGGCAGCGGGCGGAGCGTTTTTTCAGGGCCCGCCGGACGATGCGCGCGGCGCCGGAGCGGCACGGAGCGTTCAGCAGCGCGAACAGTGGACAGCGCGCCAGAAGACGCTACGGTAACGTCTGAAGAAAAGTCGACGCCTTCTCTTGAGGCGACTGTTGCCAGTGGCGATACATCTGTGACCTGTGGGGGCGGCGCAGGAGCTATCGTCGCGGCAGGGAGAACGAACGCGCGATTCGACAGCGTTTGCCACGATTGCGGCGGTAATCCCCACGCAACGCGTCCGCCGGAGAGCGGCATCATCAGAAAGCCAAGCAACGCGATCAAAAAAGCCGACGCCAGGAGAAGGACGATCCTGTCCAAACGCCAAAAAGGTCGCCTGACTTTTTCGGGCGGCGTTATATACGCCAACCAGGGCTGGGCCTGCTCCAACTCTCTTTGCGCAAACGACCGCATGGGACGCTCCCCGACGGAATTCAGGCGGTTTTGGCCTGCACTTGTTCAAAGAGCAGGCGCAGATCGTCGTCCTCGACCCGCTTTTTCTCGTCCGCCAGATGCTTGAAGGCCTCAAACAAGGCGATCATCTGGTCATCATCGGGCTGAATCCCAATACCGCGCAGACGCGTTTTGACAGCAGCGCGACCCGACCGCGGACCCAGCGGCAATTTGGAACCGCTCAGCCCAATCCACTCCGGGCACATGATTTCATAGGTATCGCGCCCCTTCAGAAAACCATCCTGGTGGATGCCCGACTCGTGGGCGAAGGCATTGCCCCCGACCACAGCCTTGTTGGGTTGCACGGCCATGCTGGTTAAATCCGATACCATCTGGCTGGTTTCAAAGAGGTATTGGGTTTCGACGTTGCTGTACAGGCCTTCAAAATAAGCGGGGCGAACTTTCATAATCATGACGACTTCTTCGAGCGCTGCGTTTCCGGCGCGTTCACCGATACCGTTAATCGTGCATTCCACCTGACGGGCGCCATTCTGGACGCCAGCCACGCTGTTGGCGACCGCCAGCCCTAAGTCGTTATGGCAATGAACCGAGACAATCGCCTGATCGATATTCGGCACGTTGGTCATAATGCCCTTGATGAGGCGGCCAAACTCGTCGGGAATCGTATACCCCACCGTGTCGGGAATATTGACGACTTTGGCGCCTGCGTCGATCACGCTTTCAATGACCTTGTACAGAAAGTAATGATCCGTGCGACCGGCATCCTCGGCGGAAAATTCGACTTCTGGGCATTTGGAAACAGCGAGTTTTACCATGTCGACGGCAATATTCAGGACTTCTTCGCGCGTTTTACGGAATTTCGCCTGAATATGAATATCACTGGTAGCGATGAACGTATGAATTCGCGGCTTTCTGGCGACTTTCACCGCATCCCAGGCGGCTTCGATATCGCCGGGCATCGCGCGGGCCAACGCCGCCACAGAAGGCCCTTCTATCTCGGCGGCGATTTGTCGCACGGAGTCAAAATCGCCGGGACTGCTGAAGGGGAAGCCCGCTTCAATCACATCGACTTTAATTTTCGCCAGTTGCCGTGCGATTTGCAGCTTCTCGGCGTGCTTGAGCGCCGCTCCGGCGGACTGTTCGCCGTCACGCAGGGTCGTGTCAAAAATGTGCACATGGTTTTCAGGCAGCGGCGGACGGGAATCGGCTGGCGTCATATTAAAGAATCACCCTCTTGGCGCAATGGGGACATGAACTCGCATTTTACCGTCGATGGGTCATCAAAGCTACCTGCGCCGTCCAAGCGCTTCAAATTGGAGGCGTCAACGCGCGTATGCGCCCTATTTTTGTATGGATAAGACCTGAACGCCGCCATTAACTTTTATCCAGAAGACAGGCAGCTAAAAACCAAGCCCACAGCTTGTTTTATCTCAAGCCCGCCAGAGGATTTACAAGATTTAACCTTTAAATCGCGTAACGATTATAGCGGCAAGGCGCAAGGACGGGGTAGAATCTCGGCGAACCCAAGAGGCAGGACGGTCGGCTCCGGGCCGTTTTTTCAGCATCTTTTCACCCCCCAAAACTTTTTCGCTGACAGGGAGATTTTACGCGAGAGACGGCCGTAACGCCGAATAAGCGCATCCGGCGAGATGGATGGAGAGAATCCGCCAATTCCAGGCCTATTCGCCACTCAACACCCAACGTTTACCGATAGACAGCTCATTGGGCTCATTCTAGAGAGAAGCCCACACGAATGGCGACAACGCCGGGAGGAGTTTACCGTTCATGGTTCGCACCAAGGATAGAGAGCGCTCCATCCAGTTGCTGGACATTTCCGCTGCGGCAACTTCTCCGCAAGCGTTACGCTTGCTGGAATCGGCGCTCGAAAATGAAGCTTTCTCAGCCGAGGGCGAAGCCGCGCGCGTAGAACTTCAAATTGGCGATCTGCTCCTGTCGACTCGCGCATTGGGCAAAATGAGCGATTTGATTCATGCGCGAAACGCCCGCCTTGAAACCATTTACGCAGAACTTCCGCAAACGCAGCAATCGGCGCTGGGACTCGGCTATTTTGTACGAGAAAAGCCGCCTGCGCGCCCATCGGAATCTCGCCCCAGCGGCCGACCGCGACGAGCCGGCGAGGCCACGGAAACAGCCGTCTCAACAGAGACAGACCCCATCGCTGAGACAACATTGCAAGAAGCCATCGGGCTCGCGCCGTCTTCCGCCAAGGCTGCGCGCAAAAGCGCCAGGAAGTCGGACGCGTCTGCCGCGCCGGAGGTAATGGAATTACCAGCGCCGCAGGTTTCAGAAGTCTCATCGGTTTCCGCGCGTCCTTCCGCTGCCGCAAAACCCCGACGCGTCGCTGATATGGGCGCAACGCTCTATCGCGCGGGCTCATTACGTTCTGGCCAGACGGTTCATTATCCGGGCAATGTGATTATTCTCGGAGACGTTCATAGCGGCAGCGAAGTCGTCGCAGACGGCAGCATCGTCGTTTGGGGCGAGCTGCGCGGCATCGCCCATGCGGGTGCCGCTGGCGATCGCGGCTGCGAGATCCGCGCTTTGAGGATTTCAGCCATTCAGTTGCGCATTGCCGATGTGATTGCGCGTCGCCCGGATCGAATGTACTATCACAAGCCGCGTCCCACAGAAGCGGGGACGGTCACGCCGGAGCGCGCCGCCGTTTCCGACGGAGAAATCCAGATTTTCCTTGATGTGGTTGGAAAATGAGGTTCCCCACGCCCATGACGAATCAATCCACTTCCCCTGCGAAAGAAGGACGCGTCATCGTCGTCACTTCCGGCAAAGGTGGCGTCGGCAAGACCACCGCGTCCGCCAACGTCGGCGCCGGACTGGCGAAAATGGGCTATAAAGTCGCCCTGATTGACACCGATATCGGCCTGCGCAACCTCGATATTTTGATGGGGCTTGAAAATCGCATCGTCTACAACTTAATTGACGTAGTAGAAGGCCGATGCAAACTGAATCAGGCATTGGTAAAAGACAAACGCCTGCCCAATCTTTCTTTGCTTCCCGCCGCTCAGACGCGCGACAAGTCGGCGTTGACCGAGCCTCAAATGCTCGAAGTCTGCGAACAACTCAAACGCGAAGTCGATTTTATCCTGATCGACAGTCCCGCCGGCATTGAGCAAGGCTTCCAGAACGCGGTGGTCGCCGCCCGCGAAGCGATTGTCGTCTGTACGCCAGAAATGTCCTCGGTGCGCGACGCTGACCGTATTATCGGCCTTCTGGAAACCCGCGAAGAAATTACCAACTACAAACTGGTGATCAATCGCGTACGTCCGGGCATGATTCGTTCTAACGATATGATGGATATCGACGACGTGCTGGAGATTCTCTCCATCCGTCTGCTGGGCGTGGTGCCTGAAGACGCTGATATCATCATCAGTACCAACAAAGGCGAACCTATCGCACTGGTAGAAGAGTCGTTGGCGGGGCAGGCTTATCGCAACATCGCCCGACGCATCAGTGGCGAAGACGTGCCGTTTCTGGATTTAGATGCGCCGACTTCATTGATGGACCGCTTAAAAGGGTTCTTTAGAAAGGCGAAAACCGCCTAATCGCCGCCTCCGGGCGTTCCTCTAACAGACGCAGACAAGGAGATTGCTA
Coding sequences:
- a CDS encoding P22 coat protein - protein 5 domain protein; translation: MALANFMPEIWSKKLLKIFDANAVMSKLVNTDFEGDIESAGDVVKVRTFGNVTINTYTRDMTISFQSLTDPMQELTIDQQKYFAFKVDDLDKAQSNMDILEGYSARAAIAIRNVVDARLLGHYADVSAGNVIGTDASPITLTTSNVYSYIADMAELLDAANVPAEGRNLVITPKIKTLLLKSDEFTRATSLGDNIIQNGYIGNVAGFSVHVSTNLMPVNGAINIMGFTRDYISFASQVSKIEHVRPYNMFADAVKGLYLYGSKVFLPTAGVVLKAAP
- a CDS encoding DUF882 domain-containing protein — translated: MEAFESASTSETSKIIEVIPTPLAVKPRNIQLTPDFNLAEFLRPQDPVPAPYVLDNLYRLANRLQLLRDLLGRPIRINSGYRTIAHNQEVGGVQNSQHLSGTAVDIVVPGLMPRDLQLILMNWSGGMGQYKTYTHLDIRPYRARWRG
- a CDS encoding DUF2203 family protein, with the translated sequence MPDSDSPDPSFEAANAFSFSSDNDEDGDSYAYFFTLEEAALLARELSGVFEQAHDELSRLQDDVILYKRIHLAKRREPLGTNGDELDVLQEKWTLYEAAFNRWNAYFAERHILLRDIGRGLVDFPYRAQDGSVYLLCWRLGEDGVLSFHGPDEGFMGRKPITLLPD
- a CDS encoding glutamate--tRNA ligase — translated: MSEVRVRIAPSPTGNLHVGTARTALFNWLFAKRHGGTFILRVEDTDLQRSEERYTQNIFDSLRALGIDWNEGPDVGGPFAPYTQMERLSLYQEFAQKLLAAGEAYYSYETEAELEAQRDAAKANGKPYAYRRPSAEVLAAQQADASRTKTLRLAVPENRGNIIVKDAIRGDVSFDSSLIGDFVLMKSTGSPTYNFAVVVDDALMKITHIIRGEDHLSNTPRQALLYEAFARLGLTSAELPVFAHVGMILAPDRSKLSKRHGATAVSDYIQQGYLPEAFCNFLSLLGWSPPDGEEIASLTRFAEHFDLTRIAHSPAVFEMDKLNWLNKHYIRELPIEDFARLAQPYLQDYDLSEYSHEHLLLMLDAVREPLTTLADVKAATSYFFGAGVTLDAQVVGETLMSDEASTVLGAFALQFRENVSFISPQALSDGLKELIQSLKPLKAKAILWPIRAALTGRVHGADLGKTLYLLGREKVLLRLDSALRLIARPPVSS
- a CDS encoding helix-hairpin-helix domain-containing protein → MRSFAQRELEQAQPWLAYITPPEKVRRPFWRLDRIVLLLASAFLIALLGFLMMPLSGGRVAWGLPPQSWQTLSNRAFVLPAATIAPAPPPQVTDVSPLATVASREGVDFSSDVTVASSGALSTVRAAERSVPLRRRAHRPAGPEKTLRPLPLNRCTLAQLQTLPGVGPKLAQRILVYRQSHRAFQTIDELLNVEGIGAKKLAKIRPWVFL
- a CDS encoding 2-isopropylmalate synthase, whose translation is MTPADSRPPLPENHVHIFDTTLRDGEQSAGAALKHAEKLQIARQLAKIKVDVIEAGFPFSSPGDFDSVRQIAAEIEGPSVAALARAMPGDIEAAWDAVKVARKPRIHTFIATSDIHIQAKFRKTREEVLNIAVDMVKLAVSKCPEVEFSAEDAGRTDHYFLYKVIESVIDAGAKVVNIPDTVGYTIPDEFGRLIKGIMTNVPNIDQAIVSVHCHNDLGLAVANSVAGVQNGARQVECTINGIGERAGNAALEEVVMIMKVRPAYFEGLYSNVETQYLFETSQMVSDLTSMAVQPNKAVVGGNAFAHESGIHQDGFLKGRDTYEIMCPEWIGLSGSKLPLGPRSGRAAVKTRLRGIGIQPDDDQMIALFEAFKHLADEKKRVEDDDLRLLFEQVQAKTA
- the minD gene encoding septum site-determining protein MinD; amino-acid sequence: MTNQSTSPAKEGRVIVVTSGKGGVGKTTASANVGAGLAKMGYKVALIDTDIGLRNLDILMGLENRIVYNLIDVVEGRCKLNQALVKDKRLPNLSLLPAAQTRDKSALTEPQMLEVCEQLKREVDFILIDSPAGIEQGFQNAVVAAREAIVVCTPEMSSVRDADRIIGLLETREEITNYKLVINRVRPGMIRSNDMMDIDDVLEILSIRLLGVVPEDADIIISTNKGEPIALVEESLAGQAYRNIARRISGEDVPFLDLDAPTSLMDRLKGFFRKAKTA